The genomic region ATATTTTGATCCAAGTATGCTGATAATTGATCATTTGCACTTTCAATTTTTGCTTGCAGTAAAATAAAGATCGTCACTACTGCCATAAGCATATGCAGGGTTATAATAAAAGGCTTTAAATGCGAAGCAACAACCACAGCACCTAACCATCCATTAAAGCCTACGGCAAACACAGATGCCCAAGATAAAATTGTCACTTTCTTATTCTCTTGCCAGTAGCTATGGGAAAAGAAAGCAAGAATAATAACAAATATTCCTGTAGTTGCTCCAACCAGTCTATTTATATACTCTGTCCAAGTTTTTATTGGACTAAAGTCAGCTATAATCTTTCCTGCAACCTTAAATTGGTCCTTATAATCTAAAGGAAGTTGTGAAATATCCGTTGGTGGGATCAATTTACCAAAACATGTTGGCCAATCAGGACAACCTAGACCAGAGCCAGTACTTCTTACTAAACCACCTACTAAAATAAGAAAGAAAACAGTAAAAATACAAAGATTAAGCATCTTTTTAAATAGTTTTTGCTTCTTATTATCCATCCTCTTTCCCCTTCATTTAGAAGAGAACAAATATCAAAAATAAGACTAATGAGCAATTTTACTACACTAGTAATTATAAAGAGTTAGTTAATAATTAGATGGACTCAAATATTTTTCATAATCAGTATTTTTATATACTATTTACATCTAACAAGGTGAGAAAATGAAAACACACGAACCAGTATATTATGGCGAATACTTAAATCTAAACAAGCTTCTCGATTGCCAACATCCAAAGTCTAAAGATCATGGAAATGAAGCTCATGATGAGACTCTATTCATTCTAGTTCACCAAGTTTATGAATTATGGTTTAAGCAAATACTTCATGAACTAAAGTCAATAGTGACTTTATTTTCTGGTAAGACAGTTGATGAGAAGGATCTTTCTAAAGTTGTTGCAAGGCTTGAGAGAATTACAAAAATACAAGCTCTTCTTGTCGATCAACTCGGTGTTATGGAGACAATGACACCAATGGACTTTTTAGAGTTTAGAGATTTGCTTGTACCTGCTTCAGGTTTTCAAAGTGTTCAGTTTAGAGAGGTAGAAGTTTTAATGGGTCTAAAGACCAATAACAGAAAAGCTGTAGATAGAGAGTATTTTCTCGGAAGGCTTAATGACGAGGACAAAGCAAGAATAATTGAAATAGAAAAGTCTCCTTCTCTACTAGAGCTAACACAAGCTTGGCTAGAAAGAATTCCATTTACTAAGATCGAAGGATTTAACTTTTGGGATGAGTACGAAAAAGAAATTGATAAAATGCTAGATTATGATGAGAAAATTATTCATCAAAATCAGGCCAGTTTAGATTCTCGAGCAATGGCCATGCAGATAGAAAATTTAAATGCGACAAGAGAAACATTCTCATCTCTACTTAATGAACAAAAACATAATGACCTTATAAAGTTAGGTAGAAGATCTTTATCAAGAACGGCGACAATGAATGCTCTTTTTATTTTATTATACAGAGAAGAGCCTATATTACATCTACCATATAAATTCTTAACAGCACTAATGGACATAGACGAACTATTCACGACCTGGAGATATAGACATGCTCTTATGGCGCAAAGAATGCTTGGTACAAAAATTGGAACTGGTGGATCTTCTGGACATCACTATTTAAAAATGGCTGCAGAAAATAATCGTGTTTATAACGATCTTTTTAATTTATCAACCTTCTTACTTCCTTCTTCGAAATTACCTAAACTTCCTAATGAAGTTAAAATTAAGCTAGGTTATCACTTCAATGAGTAATTATAGAAAGTACTTTTCAAATTTTCTAAAAAAGAATGAAGGCATAGGGCACTTTGCTTGCCACAGTCATCACTACTGGCCTGATTGCACCAAAGACGCACAGTTAGATTACTGGGAAGACTCCTGTGATCTTGTAGATAATAAGTGGGAAAAAATATTTTCTAAAAAAGTTCCCAATGTCCAAAAGCTTTTATCGGAAGTACTAGACTTTGATAGGCCAAGCGATATTGCTTTTGCTCCAAATACTCACGAACTTGTATATAGAATACTCAGCTCATATCAGAAGAAGATATCCTTACTTACAACTGATTCAGAATTTTATAGCTTTTCAAGACAACTAAAGAGATTAGTCGAACTCGATATGATTGAAGTTAAAATAGTACCGACTTTTCCTTTCCATAATTTTGAAGAAAGATTTCTAGATGAATCAAAAAATAACTACGATATTATTTTCCTTTCACAAGTATTCTTTAATTCAGGCCTATGTCTAGAGAATTTCGAACAATATATTTTAACGTTACTCACAACGAACTCACAAATTATAGTTGATGGTTATCATGGATTCATGGCCGTACCAACGAATCTATCTAAAATTGGTGATAAAATATTCTACCTTGCTGGATCATATAAATATGCAGGAGCAGGTGAAGGTTGCTGCTTCACGACCATTCCTAAAGACTGCTCTTTTACGCCAAGAAATACAGGATGGTTTGCTGATCTCGAAAACCTTGATAACTTAGAATTAGAAAAAGTAAGTTATCCTGACAATGGTCTGCGTTTTGCCGGCTCAACCATGGACTTTAGCGCACTCTATAGATTAGAAAGTGTTTTAGAATTATATAAGAAGGAATCAGTAACAGTATCGAATATTCATGATCACGTTATTGAATGTCAAAATAGATTTATAGAATCTATGAAAAAAGAAGATCACTCTTTATTAAATTCTAAAAATTTAATACTTCGAAATATAAATTGTCATGGTCACTTTT from Halobacteriovorax sp. HLS harbors:
- a CDS encoding heme A synthase codes for the protein MDNKKQKLFKKMLNLCIFTVFFLILVGGLVRSTGSGLGCPDWPTCFGKLIPPTDISQLPLDYKDQFKVAGKIIADFSPIKTWTEYINRLVGATTGIFVIILAFFSHSYWQENKKVTILSWASVFAVGFNGWLGAVVVASHLKPFIITLHMLMAVVTIFILLQAKIESANDQLSAYLDQNIGKSMKKLIIFIIFLSAVQIVLGTQVREEIDHISHSLGAMARETWIGKLGVVFLVHRSFSLLLVVTSFILFRNCRSLKPQHSLIKGWVNICLFLLGINIVSGVTLSYGGFPAAVQPPHLLFGLMLVSAQYYLLSIVSKSSTLEV
- a CDS encoding tryptophan 2,3-dioxygenase family protein, whose protein sequence is MKTHEPVYYGEYLNLNKLLDCQHPKSKDHGNEAHDETLFILVHQVYELWFKQILHELKSIVTLFSGKTVDEKDLSKVVARLERITKIQALLVDQLGVMETMTPMDFLEFRDLLVPASGFQSVQFREVEVLMGLKTNNRKAVDREYFLGRLNDEDKARIIEIEKSPSLLELTQAWLERIPFTKIEGFNFWDEYEKEIDKMLDYDEKIIHQNQASLDSRAMAMQIENLNATRETFSSLLNEQKHNDLIKLGRRSLSRTATMNALFILLYREEPILHLPYKFLTALMDIDELFTTWRYRHALMAQRMLGTKIGTGGSSGHHYLKMAAENNRVYNDLFNLSTFLLPSSKLPKLPNEVKIKLGYHFNE
- a CDS encoding aminotransferase class V-fold PLP-dependent enzyme, encoding MSNYRKYFSNFLKKNEGIGHFACHSHHYWPDCTKDAQLDYWEDSCDLVDNKWEKIFSKKVPNVQKLLSEVLDFDRPSDIAFAPNTHELVYRILSSYQKKISLLTTDSEFYSFSRQLKRLVELDMIEVKIVPTFPFHNFEERFLDESKNNYDIIFLSQVFFNSGLCLENFEQYILTLLTTNSQIIVDGYHGFMAVPTNLSKIGDKIFYLAGSYKYAGAGEGCCFTTIPKDCSFTPRNTGWFADLENLDNLELEKVSYPDNGLRFAGSTMDFSALYRLESVLELYKKESVTVSNIHDHVIECQNRFIESMKKEDHSLLNSKNLILRNINCHGHFLTFDLPDSETVIALKKKLESKGVETDSRKNRLRFGFSIYTDLNYEFSKIFKD